Genomic window (Bacillus vallismortis):
ATTATCTGTATTTCAATCGGACTCGCCGGTATTTCCGCAACCGCTCCAGTCGGCTGGTCCATTTCAGCAGAACTGGCACCGATCGGTTCCGTGTCCATGCTGAGCTCCATGGTGAATCTGGCAAACAACTTGTTCGGAGGCATTATCGCTGCTTCACTGACGGGATATTTGGTCGATGTGACAGGATCCTTTACGCTCAGCTTTCTGGTAGCCGGTTTTGTACTGCTGCTCGGGCTGGTTTTTTATGTGTTTGTATTAGGGGATGTAAAACGAATTAAGCTGGAATAAAGAGTGCGTGTTGAAAGCACTCTTTTTCTTTGGCCAAAAAAATAAGCCATCTCTCATGAGACAACTTCCCCTATTTGTCATGAAATGAAAATTTGGGTGCAGGAATCTCCTTTTTTTCAATACCTAAAGCCATTTCCAAATCAATGGCATGCTCTTGTTCAGTTACTGCAATATTTCTGATTTTTTGGGCAGAGTCATACATGCCGAGTGCTTCGAATTGGCGAATTCGCTGCAAATAGCGGCGAATCGCATCATATTCACCTTGGAGATCCTGCCGGAGCATTTCATCATTATCCATTGACGTATATACCGGGGCCACTTGTGTTGTCGGGATTCCCCCTAAATACTGAATTAATTCATTTAACACGACCGCATGGCCAAACTCATCCTGAGAATGCTCTTGCAATTCTTCGGCAACCGCAAAATAGGCGGCTCCCTTCAGGAGACTGGCATGCTGCGCATATTGTATCCCCGCAGCATACTCCCAGGCTAAATCCAAATTCAGGCCGTACACAATTTGCTCAATCGCCTCTTGATTACTCAAACAGAATCTCTCCTCATTTGCAATGTGCTATATCCTATTCCGTCTGGGCGATAGTGATACAAATAAATCATAGGCCGACCGTTTTATACTCACGATAAGTGACTCCCAACAATCAATACATTCTGGCGGTCAAGCATAAATCTCCGTCTGTTCCATTTCAACACGGTTTGGACATATCCCAGTGAGTCAGCATTATACCTCCCGGCGATCCGCTGGTACGCCAGCAATTCGTACGTGCCGTCTCTGTCAAAATCAACCGGGTACAAGCCAGACAAGGGATTCACCCAGCCTTCTATCGGCATTTTCAACACACCCTGCTGGGTATAAATCTCATTCAAATATTCCCTGCCCTTGTAAGTAAGGTCGAGGATATACGTTTCGTTCTGATGATGGCTGATGACATTTGCCTTGTATTGATTTTGATAGCTCACACTGTACTTCCATTCAGCATTAAACACATCCGAATGAAAAATCTGTCGGAACTGCCGGTTTAGATAGGCAAAAACATACGCATATATCGTGCCGCCGCTTCCCCCAGTGTCTATTACCACTGCCACATCATCCACCTTGTCGCCTGTCATATCCCCGAGAAAAAGAGACGGATTATATCCCATATTGTTTTGGAGCTGGATTCGCTGTTCCTGATGGGTTCTGCCGTCACGGATCACCAATGTGATATTTCTCCATAAAGGGCTGCCAGGCATTTGGATGCCAGTGAGAAAGACCTCATCAATAACGCTGTCTCCCGTTACATCTCCGCGGGCTGATGTAATGATGGCGCTGGAGGATGCAATGGGCTGCCGAAATACGTATGGATATTGAACAAACCCTCTGTGCCTGTCTGCATAAAACCAATAAGGATTCATTCTGATGTCATACAGATTCAATGAAGTCACCTTCCCTCATCAGCTGAATGAATCATTATATGCGCAAATAGCATGTCAAAGACATATCTGGACGCTAAACACCAATTAAATCCGTTCCATATGAATTATCGATGGCACAAAGCCACTCGCCTTGCGCATTCTTCTTAAACACACAGGTCGCCCTTCTTTCCATCGCATACTCGGAATCTATTTTATCCGAATCAAGCAGTGTCTGAGAAAGGACCAGTGCAGTGTCTCCTGCTTCCAAAATGGTCATTTCCCCTTGTGTCGGGACAATATGATGATTGAAATAGTTTGCGATCGCCATAAACGCTTTTTTGATTTCTTCTTTGCCTCGCGCGATCATGCCGGCTTCACAACTAAAATGGCATCTTCCGTGTAGTAATTCATCAGTGTATCAAAATCTTCATTTTGAATTGCCAAATCACACGCAGAGATGATGTCTTTTATTTGCTGTTCCAAAGGATGCCCTC
Coding sequences:
- a CDS encoding bacterioferritin; translated protein: MSNQEAIEQIVYGLNLDLAWEYAAGIQYAQHASLLKGAAYFAVAEELQEHSQDEFGHAVVLNELIQYLGGIPTTQVAPVYTSMDNDEMLRQDLQGEYDAIRRYLQRIRQFEALGMYDSAQKIRNIAVTEQEHAIDLEMALGIEKKEIPAPKFSFHDK